TTTTCGCAGTCATGAACCGCTTTTCACTGAAAAGGGGGACGAAACGGAATTTATTCCGCTTCGCCCCCCGGTGTTATCGTTAGTTTGCCGTTCAGATTTCGAAGGTCTGGTCGCGGCGGGGGCCGACGGAGACGATGGCGAGCTCGGAATCGACCAGCTCGGTAATGCGTTCAAGGTACTTCTTCGCGTTCTCCGGCAGCTCGTCGTAGCTTGAAACGCCGCTGATGTCCTGTTTCCAGCCCGGCAGCCACTCGAGCACCGGCCTGGCCGCTGCGAGTTCTTCGACCGATGCGGGGAACTCCTTCGTGACCTTGCCGTCGATCTCATAGGCGACGCAGACGCCGATCTTGTCGAAGCTGTCGAGCACGTCGAGCTTGGTCACCGCGAGCTTGTTGACGCCGTCGACCATGCAGGCGTATCGTCCGGCGACCGCATCGAACCAGCCGCAGCGGCGCGGCCGCCCGGTGGTGGCTCCGAACTCATGGCCGACCTGGCGCAGCGTTTCGCCGTCCTGGTCGAAAAGCTCGGTCGGGAACGGGCCTTCGCCGACCCGGGTCGTGTAGGCTTTGATGACGCCCCAGACATCGCGGATCTTCTGCGGCGCGATGCCGGCTCCGGTGCAGGCGCCGCCGGAGACCGTGTTGCTGCTCGTGACGAACGGATAGGTGCCGTGGTCGATGTCGAGCAGCGCGGCCTGCGCGCCTTCGCAGAGGATCTTCCTGCCGGATTTGATCGCGTCGTTGATCAGATAAACGGTGTCGCAGACATAATCCTTCAGGTAGTCGGCCGCTTCGCGGACGCGCTCCCATTCGGCATCGATGTCGAGCGGCGCGATGCCGTGTTCGGCGAACTGCTTGTTGTATTTGGCCGCTTCGGCGCGGAACTGCTCTTCGAGCCGCTCCGGCCGGGTCAGGTCGATGCCGCGGATTCCGGTGCGGTTCATTTTGTCGGCATAGGCGGGGCCGATGCCGCGCTTGGTCGTGCCGATTTTTTTCGTGCCGGCGCTGGACTCCTTCAGCGCGTCGGCGCGCTTGTGATATTCGAAAATCAGCTGGGCGCGGTTCGACAGGCGGATGTTGTCGACCGGGAAGCCTTTGGCGGCGATGCCCTTCATCTCTTCGACCAGGCCGAGCACGTCGACGACGAGGCCGTTGCCGATGACGTTGACGACGTTCGGACGGAAGATTCCGGAGGGAATCAGGTGCAGCACATAGTGCTCGTCGCCGATTTCGACGGTGTGCCCCGCGTTGTTGCCGCCCTGGAAGCGGATCACCATATCCACATCGCGCGTCAAAACGTCGATGAGCTTGCCTTTCCCTTCGTCGCCCCACTGGGTTCCGACCAAAATGTCAACCGGCATATTTTTCCCCCGTATCAAGGTTTGGTTATCCTGTGAAAACAAGGAGAATAACATAGCTCCGTTTGCCGTAATTTCAAATCGGATGCGTCGTTTTCGGAATGATTTTTCCGGCTTCCGCGGAATCTGAGCGGAAGAACCGGTTTCCCGCCGGGACGGGGAATCCGTCCGGCCCATGTTTTTTCGGGAAAATCTCAATTTGCCGCCGAAATTCCGGCGCCGGAATTTGCAACTTGGCGGAAAGCGGGATATCTTAATACATATTTGCGGCAAAAGACGAATACAGGGAGATGGGTCAAGTGGCTGATTCGGTCGGAATCGAGACGATGGAACGGGTTTTGCGGGAAATGGGCGAGAAGGCGGTCGCTGCGTCGCGTGCGCTGGCGGTCCTTCCGCCGGAAGAGAAGAACCGCTGCCTGTGCCGGATGGCCGAGCGGATCGAATCCTCCGCCGCTTCGATCAAAGCGGCCAACGGACAGGATCTCGCCGCGGCCCGCGCCTCCGGCCTCTCCGAAGCGATGATTGACCGGCTGGCCCTGAACGACCGCCGCATCGCTGAGATGGCCGAGGGGCTGCGCGTGGTCGCTTCCCAGGTTGACCCGGTCGGCCGCATCCTGTCGCAGACGACCCGTCCGAACGGGCTTGTCATCACGAAGGTCAGCGTGCCGCTCGGCGTCATCGGGATCATCTATGAATCGCGCCCGAATGTGACGGTCGATGCGGCCGGAATCTGCCTGAAGGCCGGCAATGCCGTGATTCTGCGCGGCGGCAGCGAGGCGTTCCATTCGAATATGATTCTTTCCCGGCTGCTCGACGAGGCGGCGGTCGAATGCGGGCTGCCGGCCGGCGCGGTGCAGCTGGTTCCCTGGACCGACCGTGCGGCGGTTTCGCTGCTGCTGAAGATGGATCGTTATCTGGATCTCATTATTCCGCGCGGCGGAGAGAAGCTGATCCGGCTGGTCTGTGCGGAAGCCACCATGCCGGTGCTGAAGCATTATAAAGGCGTCTGCCACCTCTATATCGACAGGGAGTGCGATGTGGCGAAGGCGGTCGCGATCGTGCGGAATGCGAAGTGCCAGCGCCCGAGCGCCTGCAATGCGCTTGAGACGCTGCTGGTCCACCGCGGGATCGCTGCGGAGTTCCTGCCGCCGTTCATCGCGGAGATGAGGAAGTGCGGCGTCGAACTGCGCGGCGACGAAGAGTTCCGGCGGCATGATTCCGAAGCGAAGGCCGCGGCCGAAGAGGATTGGTACGCCGAGTATCTCGATCTGGTTCTGGCCGTGAAGATGGTCGGTTCGGTCGAAGAGGCGGTGGCCCATATCAACCGGTACGGCTCCCGGCACAGCGACGGCATCGTGAGCTCGAATCAGGCCGATATCGATTATTTTTTCGCAAATGTCGATTCATCGACGCTTTACAGCAACGCCTCGACCCGGTTCACCGACGGCGGTGAGTTCGGCATGGGGGCGGAGATCGGCATCAGCACCGACAAGCTGCACGCCCGCGGGCCGATGGGTGCGGACGAGCTGACCAGTTACAAGTATCTCGTCCGCGGCGACGGGCAGATTCGTTCATAATACAAGCGGCAGAAAGAGCGGCAAACATGATTGTACCGATGAAAAAAGTCACGCTGCTGGCGCTGGGTTCCGAAGAGAATTCGGCGCTGACCGCCTTGCGGCGTCTCGGCGTGATGCAGGTGGAACTTGCAAAAGGGAACGAGTCCGGCAACACCCAGCAGCTGGCCGAGTCGTATGACACGGCGGTCCGGGTGATCGGGGCTTTGCAGAAATACCGGAAAGAGTGCGAAGAGGGCGGCCGTATTCCCCCGGAAGGCGGGAAAAAGCGTTCCGGCGCGGAAGTGATTGAGCAGGCATCGCAGCTGCTCGAATCCCGTGACCGGGTTCAGGCTGAACTCGCTTCGGTTCAGCAGAAGCTGCGCCATCTGGAGATCTGGGGCGATTTCGACCGGGACCGGATCGAAGAGCTGCGTGCGAAGGGAGTTTACGTCTACCTCTGCAGCGGGCGGGAGAGCGCGCTCGAAGCGGCGGAGGCGCTCGAAAATGCCGATACTCAGGTCATCGCAGTCGAAAGCGGGCGTTATTTCTTCGCGGTCATCTCGACGGTTGAGATCGAGCCGGGTGTGCTGCCGGAAGTCCGGCTCGGGGCTGACGACAATCCGCCCGCCCTGCGCCGGAGGGAGGAGGAGCTGCTCAACGAACGGCAGGCGCTTCAGGACGAAATCGAAGAACTGCTGGTGTCCATTCCGGCCGCGATGCGCCGTGCGGCGTTGCTGGGAGGCGAACTGGAGTTTTCGCGCGTCAGCGATTCCCTGGCCGAACACGGCGAGGTGGTTTCGCTGAACGGCTTCGTTCCGGAGCCGGCTGTTCCGGAACTTGAAAAAGCGGCGGAGAAGAACGGCTGGGGGCTCCTGATTGAAGATCCGGCTCCGGGCGACCGGGTGCCGACGCTGCGCAAAAGCTCGAAACTGGTGCGGACGATCGAACCTCTGTTCCAATTCCTCGGGATTGAGCCGGGCTACGATGAGATCGATGTTTCGGCGGGTGTATTCATCTTTTTTACGATTTTCTATGCGATGATCGTCGGCGATGCCGGTTACGGTCTCGTTTTCCTGGCCGGTACGCTGCTGGCCGCCTGGAAATTCCGCGGCAATCCCGCGGCGAAGCTGCCGGTCCGTCTTTTCGGGCTGCTGTCGGCTGCCACGATTGTCTGGGGGGTGATGACCAGCAATATTTTCGGTATGCCGAACCCGTCATGGCTGCATTGGGCGGAGATTCCGCAGCTGACCGACGAGTCGCTCAAGAATGCCTATACGCAGCTGATCTGCTTTTCGCTGGCGCTGCTGCAGCTTTCCATGGGGCGGATCTGGAAGGCGCTGCATGACGGCACGGTGCGCAGCATCATCGGCAACGTGGGCTGGGTGTTCTTCCTGGTCGGCAACTATATCCTGACGATCCGGCTGCTCGTGTTTCCGGGGGATTTCCCGATGGCGATGTATGTCTGTTACGTGGTCGGCCTGCTGATGGTGGCGGCCTGCGATGTCCAGTGGACGGATGTGGCGCAGGTGTTCCAGTTCCCGTTCAGCATCATCAACAGCTTCGTCGATGTGCTCTCGTATATCCGGCTGTTTGCAGTGGGGCTGGCCGGCTATTATATCGCCTCGAGCTTCAACGATATGGGAAATACGGTGTTCGGGCTCGGTCCCGCCTGGCTGATGGTGATTCCGGCGGCGGTCGTGATTCTGTTCGGACATCTGCTGAACCTCGCCCTCTGCCTGATGAGCGTGATGGTCCACGGCGTGCGGTTGAACACGCTGGAGTTTTCCAATCATGTGGGCCTGACCTG
The sequence above is drawn from the Victivallis lenta genome and encodes:
- a CDS encoding adenylosuccinate synthase codes for the protein MPVDILVGTQWGDEGKGKLIDVLTRDVDMVIRFQGGNNAGHTVEIGDEHYVLHLIPSGIFRPNVVNVIGNGLVVDVLGLVEEMKGIAAKGFPVDNIRLSNRAQLIFEYHKRADALKESSAGTKKIGTTKRGIGPAYADKMNRTGIRGIDLTRPERLEEQFRAEAAKYNKQFAEHGIAPLDIDAEWERVREAADYLKDYVCDTVYLINDAIKSGRKILCEGAQAALLDIDHGTYPFVTSSNTVSGGACTGAGIAPQKIRDVWGVIKAYTTRVGEGPFPTELFDQDGETLRQVGHEFGATTGRPRRCGWFDAVAGRYACMVDGVNKLAVTKLDVLDSFDKIGVCVAYEIDGKVTKEFPASVEELAAARPVLEWLPGWKQDISGVSSYDELPENAKKYLERITELVDSELAIVSVGPRRDQTFEI
- a CDS encoding V-type ATP synthase subunit I, with product MIVPMKKVTLLALGSEENSALTALRRLGVMQVELAKGNESGNTQQLAESYDTAVRVIGALQKYRKECEEGGRIPPEGGKKRSGAEVIEQASQLLESRDRVQAELASVQQKLRHLEIWGDFDRDRIEELRAKGVYVYLCSGRESALEAAEALENADTQVIAVESGRYFFAVISTVEIEPGVLPEVRLGADDNPPALRRREEELLNERQALQDEIEELLVSIPAAMRRAALLGGELEFSRVSDSLAEHGEVVSLNGFVPEPAVPELEKAAEKNGWGLLIEDPAPGDRVPTLRKSSKLVRTIEPLFQFLGIEPGYDEIDVSAGVFIFFTIFYAMIVGDAGYGLVFLAGTLLAAWKFRGNPAAKLPVRLFGLLSAATIVWGVMTSNIFGMPNPSWLHWAEIPQLTDESLKNAYTQLICFSLALLQLSMGRIWKALHDGTVRSIIGNVGWVFFLVGNYILTIRLLVFPGDFPMAMYVCYVVGLLMVAACDVQWTDVAQVFQFPFSIINSFVDVLSYIRLFAVGLAGYYIASSFNDMGNTVFGLGPAWLMVIPAAVVILFGHLLNLALCLMSVMVHGVRLNTLEFSNHVGLTWAGSKFKPFGNRKKMEEQ
- a CDS encoding glutamate-5-semialdehyde dehydrogenase; the encoded protein is MADSVGIETMERVLREMGEKAVAASRALAVLPPEEKNRCLCRMAERIESSAASIKAANGQDLAAARASGLSEAMIDRLALNDRRIAEMAEGLRVVASQVDPVGRILSQTTRPNGLVITKVSVPLGVIGIIYESRPNVTVDAAGICLKAGNAVILRGGSEAFHSNMILSRLLDEAAVECGLPAGAVQLVPWTDRAAVSLLLKMDRYLDLIIPRGGEKLIRLVCAEATMPVLKHYKGVCHLYIDRECDVAKAVAIVRNAKCQRPSACNALETLLVHRGIAAEFLPPFIAEMRKCGVELRGDEEFRRHDSEAKAAAEEDWYAEYLDLVLAVKMVGSVEEAVAHINRYGSRHSDGIVSSNQADIDYFFANVDSSTLYSNASTRFTDGGEFGMGAEIGISTDKLHARGPMGADELTSYKYLVRGDGQIRS